The following DNA comes from Verrucomicrobiia bacterium.
TGCGGGGCGCGGACGTCGGAGACTCGTTCATGACGGCAACCAGTACCCGTCGGGCCAACGGGTGAACCCGTTCGCCCAGGTCGAGCGATGGGATGGGGACTCGCGGGGTTCGTCCCTCAGGATCCGATTCCGGCACAGGTGAGGCGCCATTCCATTGCACCCGGCAGATCGCCGAAGGAGTGGAGATTGACCGGAGACGGGCAGGCGTCAGGCTGTGAGTCGATGAACGTGCGAGTCTGGCAAGTGACGGCGGCCCTGGTTCTGGCGGCGGTTTCGGCAACGGCGTCGGTCCAGCGACGGACGGTGGAATACCGGCAGGGGGAGGTGGTGCTGGAGGGGGCATTGGTTTGGGATACGTCCCATGCGGGTCCGCGTCCCGGGGTGCTGGTGGTGCATCAATGGCGGGGGTTGGGGGACTACGAACACAAGCGGGCGGAGATGCTGGCGCGGCTGGGGTATGCGGTGTTCTGCGCGGACATTTACGGGAAGGGCGTGCGGCCGGGGACGCCGCAGGAGGCGGCCCAGTTGTCGGGCACATACAAGGAGGACCGGCCGCTGCTTCAGGCCCGGGTCCGGGCCGCGCTGGACGAGTTTCGCCGGCATGCGGTGGTGGACCCGACCCGGATCGCGGCGATCGGGTATTGTTTTGGGGGAACGACGGTCTTGGAACTGGCGCGGAGCGGGGCGGTTCTGCGGGGGGTGGTGAGCTTCCATGGGGGGCTGGGGACGCCGAATCCGGCGGAGCGCGGGCGGGTGGCGGCGCGGGTGCTGGTGTTGCACGGGGCCGACGATCCGTTCGTGCCGCCGGCGGAGGTGTCGGCGTTCGAGGAGGAGATGCGGAAGGCCGGGGTGGACTGGCAACTGGTCAGCTACGGGGGCGCGGTCCACAGCTTCACCGACTGGAATGCGGGCAGCGATCCGACGCGCGGAGCGGCCTACGAGGAGAAGGCGGATCGACGGAGCTGGGAGGCGATGAAGGTCTTCTTCGACGAGATCCTGAAATAAGGGAGACAGGGGCGGCTGAAGGGGGCTGGGATTCAGGCGGGGCGGATGCCCCATTGGAACGGGTCGCGCGGATCGAGGAGGAGGGTGGCGTCGGCGATGACGTGGGCGGTGCCGGTGACGGTGGGGAGGATGATGCCGCGGGTGCGGTCGAGCCACTGGTAGTGGCCGGTGAAGGTGGTGCCGAGGATGCCCTCCTGGATCCAGGGCTGGTTTTCGGCGAGGTCGCCGTCGTCGGCCAGGCAGGCGAGCTTGGCGCTGGTGCCGGTGCCGCAGGGGGAACGGTCATAGGCGCGGCCGGGACAGAGCACGAAGTTGCGGGAATGGCCGCCTGCACCCGGCGGGCCGAACAGTTCGACATGATCCACCTCGGGATGGCCGGCGGCATTGACGGCCTGCCGGATGCGCCAGGTGATGTCGGTGAGTTGCCCGACCGAGGCCAGGTCGAGTGTCCAGGGATGATGAGCGACGAGGAAGAACGGATTCCCGCCCCAGGCGACATCGCCGGTGACGGGTCCGAGTCCGGGCACCTCCACGGTGATGGCGCGGGCGATGCGGTGGCTGGGGACATTGCGGACGGAGACCGAGCCGTCGGGATGGAGGGTGGCGGTGACGATGCCGACCGGGGTTTCGAGGCGGCACTCGCCGGGCTGGAGGCGGCCGAGGTGGGCCAGGGTCACCACCAGCCCGATGGTCCCGTGGCCGCACATGCCGAGATAGCCGACGTTGTTGAAGAAGAGGACGCCGGCGGCGCAGGAGGGATCGAAGGGTTCCACCAGGAGGGCGCCAACGAGGACGTCCGAGCCGCGCGGTTCGTTGACGATGGCCGAGCGGAAGGGGTCGTGATGGGCGCGGAACGCGGCGAGGCGCCCGGGCAGGGGACCGCGACCGAGATCGGGACCGCCTTCGAGGACGACGCGGGTGGGTTCTCCGGCGGTGTGGGAATCGAGGACGCGGATACGGGTCATGGGAGCGGCGCCTTTCGGCGGGCGGGGGGCGGTGGTAGGGTGCGCCGGTGACGACGGGACGTACGGTCGGCGGGGAGGAGCGGCGCAGCGGGCGTCGGGCGGAGGGCTTTCAACTGATCGAGATGCTGGTGGTGATCGCCATCATTGCGATTCTGGCGAGTCTGCTGCTGCCCGGGTTGTCGCGGGCACGGGACTCGGCGCGACGGATCCAGTGCATGAACCATCTGCGCCAGCTTGGGCTGACGTGGCAGCTTTACGCGGACGATCATGAG
Coding sequences within:
- a CDS encoding dienelactone hydrolase family protein, with product MNVRVWQVTAALVLAAVSATASVQRRTVEYRQGEVVLEGALVWDTSHAGPRPGVLVVHQWRGLGDYEHKRAEMLARLGYAVFCADIYGKGVRPGTPQEAAQLSGTYKEDRPLLQARVRAALDEFRRHAVVDPTRIAAIGYCFGGTTVLELARSGAVLRGVVSFHGGLGTPNPAERGRVAARVLVLHGADDPFVPPAEVSAFEEEMRKAGVDWQLVSYGGAVHSFTDWNAGSDPTRGAAYEEKADRRSWEAMKVFFDEILK
- a CDS encoding proline racemase family protein, encoding MRVLDSHTAGEPTRVVLEGGPDLGRGPLPGRLAAFRAHHDPFRSAIVNEPRGSDVLVGALLVEPFDPSCAAGVLFFNNVGYLGMCGHGTIGLVVTLAHLGRLQPGECRLETPVGIVTATLHPDGSVSVRNVPSHRIARAITVEVPGLGPVTGDVAWGGNPFFLVAHHPWTLDLASVGQLTDITWRIRQAVNAAGHPEVDHVELFGPPGAGGHSRNFVLCPGRAYDRSPCGTGTSAKLACLADDGDLAENQPWIQEGILGTTFTGHYQWLDRTRGIILPTVTGTAHVIADATLLLDPRDPFQWGIRPA